The segment cgtacattaaatttatataaagcactcatacaattttttgactatttcggctgagtccccactgtgccgcgccaaagacatcagcgaccacgctgccctacggtttcggcacgcagccactgacatgctttcagtgcgcttgtgtgtgaagctaaaagccgtatatgctgcgggcgaaaccggtttatggccgtgccgacctaggacatacacacaaataaattttaattttatttctttcaatttttattttattttattcggtTTGAGATAGGCGTGGCGACGGCCGACGCGGTTAATTTCTCCCCCCGAACTACTCTACTCTTACAAGTAAGTTCCCAGCACTCCCGACGCTCACTGCTCGTTCTGCAACATTGTTGCGTACCCAAAACTCCGGTGTCGCTGGGCAACATCCCCTGTATAACGGCTGAtcttgtttttatatattttttcgatcGATTGTGTTAACTCCTCCTTCACTTAAGTGGAAGACGTCCTCGGATTCCTTTAAGCCGTCAATTAGCACTTGGAGGTCACGTTGGCGTCTGTTTCTCGGAGCCAATCCAGATATTATCGGTCTTCTTACGAGTCCTGATTCCAGTTGGTCGATGTGTCGTAAGTTTCCATACTTAACCTTTATAAGTACGGCAAGCTCGGTACGTCTTCATGGTTTGTTATGTCGAGGAATGTGGATACTGTTGATCCTGGAGACTTCCTCGCGTAGTTCTGTTTATCGATTGTATCCACTATGTCGTTTATGATGATTATGCCATCATCGATGCGTGTTACAGGTTCGAGATGGCTGGGCCGAGTTGGACAGTGCGCGATGACACCGGAGTGTAGTTGCTGCGCACAAGTTGTGTAGGGAAGTTTATTACAGAATGTTGTTGTAAGAGTGGTAGCGCGGTTTCCGATAGCTGTAACATGGTTACCACCGTCGGCAATTTTTCGTCTTCGGCGAAGTTAATTGTGATGCCGTTGTGCTCAACAGGGTGATTACAGATTAATCTTAcagaatattttttttttttttttttttttgcaaactAGGTAAGGCTTAGGAAAGAATtcattattaaataaaactttGATTTTAGCTTCCTCTATTAAATCAGTAATAGTTAAATTCGTAGAGTGTTCATTAATTATTCTTCTCAAATCGTGAGAGTCTAATACGGAAGGGTTAACAATTCCTATCTTTGCAAGTGTAACTGATAACATTAATGCTTTTATTTCTGAAATAATTATTCTGTTTCTTGAAAGTAATGTCTCATTTGCGATTGTAGGAATTGGTTTCTTAACCTTCTGTATCCTCTATTATTGTTGTATATTGAATAGTGAAGAGGAATAAGAACTCATTATGAACTGATGTCTATCTTAAATTGTCCTTGTGGACCACCCTTCCTTTCATTAGGACCGTTGTCCCCAAGTCTGCCTCGATTTTATTTTCGGTGTACAAAGGTGTCAGTTTGTTTCCTAAtcgtttgtttgcttttacAAGGACTGTGTCACCTACTTGAAACTGTCTATCATGTCTTACTTCATTCAGTTTTTTCATTTGGAGTTGTTGTGCTTTATGAACTCTATTCCTGATTTCCACCTCAAGTTCAGGGGAGGACGAGTGAATTACATCGACCGGACGTTTCTTCGTTACGGAGTGAACTGTGTTATTGTATTCAATAGTTGCTTGAAGTATCGTTTCCACAGTATTTTTAAGCTTCCTTTGGACTGTTAAACATCTCGCAATGTCATTAAGGGTGCTATGGAATCTTTCGACTTGTCCATTGGAAGTACTATGAAGTGGTGGAGCATTTATAATTTGAATGTTATATTGGTTACTTAATAATGATTTTATTGTCTCGGACTTTATGGAAGGTTCGTTATCGCAATAGATTGTCTTGGTGTTCCGGTAAAAATTGATAAGTTGTAAAATTGCTGATTGTATGTCAACTGTTGTTCTTGAAGCGATGGGTTGGACAACTGCAAATTTTGAAAGCTTGTCTATGCATGTGaggaaatattttttatcGGTTGAATATACGTCGATATGTAGCATTTCGCCCACATACGAGGGTATGGGTGTTTCCCCAagtatttgtttttgtgggtGTCGGTTGTACTTGGCCGTTTGACAAATTTTACAATTTGCAACAACCTCGACTGCTAATTTGGTCATTTTCGGGAAAAAATAGTCTTGTAAAATTTGTTTTACATTCTCCTGTGCCGCCCTATGGGCTCTATTGTGTTCTGTAATAACTATTTCTTTTTGTTCGTTCTTGTCCAAAATGTCATTTACTATATGTTTTGTGTATCGGAATATTGTTGTTGGAAATGTTTCTATTAATTTATGTTGAATGAATGCTAATATGGGTAATTCGCAGTGGATTGCATTTACGACATCTTTTTTGACAGCGTcacttatttttttaattaacgAGTCCCTACTTGAGAAATATATTGTATGTCGGATCTTTTCACCGAACAAAATGGTTGTGCGATTTGAAGCTACTTCATGTTCCTCTATTATAATTTGGTTTCGAAAACAGTTGATTGGTTTGTCTGTTGATTCTATAGTGTATGTAAGTGATATTTCGCTGTGTATTGTGGCCCTGTCTGACTGTGCATCATCTTCTAAGGTATGGATGTTGTGTCGTGATAGTGCGTCAGCGACGAAGTTTTCTTTTCCTGGCTTGTAGAAGATATTTGCATTGTACTCGTCTATGAGAGCTTTCCAACGTCTTATTTTTGCGTTTGGGTTGCGATCAGAAACTGCAAACGTTAGAGGCTGATGGTCtgtacaaatatttaaattttttactcCGTATAGATAGTTTCTGAGGTTTTTCAAAGCCCAAACTATAGCGAGCAGCTCTCTTTCGTTTGTTGCAAAGTTAAGTTCCCTATCATTTAGTGTCCTTGATATCATGGTAATTGGCTTCCCGTCTTGTGATAAGACGGCTCCCAGACCGAAGGACGAAGCATCTGTTGTTAGGTCCAAATGCTTTCTTATAGTCAGGATAGAGTAACATTACGCTTTCGGATGCCAGAATCTCTTTTAGTTTATTGAATGCCGCGCACTGACTTTCGTCTAATTTGACTGGTATTTTCTTTGACTGTCCGGCGCTTACCTTGCCATTTTCGCCCTTAAGGATGTCACTTATGGGTTTAGCTATGGATGCAAAGTCTTTAATAAAACATCTATAGTAACTTGCAAGTCCAAGGAATGATCTGACGTTGAACAAAGTGGTTGGTTGTTCGTAGTTACGAATCGCTTCCACTTTATTGGGGCATGTTTTTATACCATTACTTGAGACGACAAATCCTAAGTATTCGACATTCTCCTTGAAAAAGTGCGATTTTTCGCGCGAAACTCTCATATTGGCATCGTACAGTTTGTCTAAGACCCATGCGATATGCTTGACATGGCTTTCCATGTTTTCGGAAAAAATGATTACATCATCGACATAAACATAGCAAGTTTTCCCAATTTGCTCTCTGAGCACGTCGTCAATGGCCCTCTGAAAAATACTAGGTGCATTtttcaagccaaaggggagTCTACAGAACTCATACTTCCCATTTGCTacggagaaagctgttttttcTCTATCTTTTTCTGCAAGTAAAATCTGATGGAATCCAGATTTAAGATCTAGGGTTGTAAAGTATTTAGCTGTACCCAAGTTGGATAATATAGAAACTATATTGGGAATGGGATATTTGTCATctgttgtttttaaatttagtTTCCTGAAATCTATGACcaaactttttttttatttccctgTTCATCGGTAGCTTTTTTGTCTACAACCCAAACGGGGTTGTTGTATGGTGACCGAGACGGTCGTATTATACCACCTTTCAACAAGTCTTGAGTTTCTGCATTTACGAATTCTGAAACGCCCATTGGATATGGGTACAATTTTGAATATATGGGATCTTCATTTTCTGTTCGGATAGTGCCAATGATATTTGTATTATATGGGAGTGCTTCATTTGGGTCTGCGAAAACCCCTGTTCGGTTTCCTAACATCAGCTGAAACTTTTGGGATATAGTCTCAGGGACCTGTATTTCCTCGACATTTGTGAAATTTATGTTTGCACATTTTAAAAATTGGATTGTTTCGGAACCGAAGTTTGTTATTAATTTCTTATTCTTTAAGTCCAGTAGAACGTCACTCTGTTTTAATAGGTCAAGTCCAATTATACCGTCAAATGTCGTGAGGTTTGGTAGTAAAAAAAATTTGAGTTGGTATTGAAAAGGTGcattatacattttttgtcTATGCCACTATAGCCATGGATTGACTTCACTCGGAAGGGTTTATTTACTAGGGTAATATGTTTTAGTTCTTTTAATGGTTTTATGTAGTTTTTGGAAGCTCCTGTATCTATGAGTAATTTGATTGTTCTCCCTGCTACTGTCCTTTCTATGAACGGAAGCAAGGAGTTATGTCTAAAAAATTAATCTGGTCATAATCTGAAAGGTCGTTTTCTATGCCATCAACTTCGGCGTTTGCTATAGTTTGGTAATCCTGTTCTTCCTGATCGAGTAGGGTATCTTCTACTTCTACGTGGTTAATTCTTTGTTGTTTCGGTCCCGTAAAACGTGCGCTACTATTGTTCGGTCGCTTGTTTGTTTGTCCCTGGTTGTTGTAGTCCGATTGGTTGTTTTGTTGCTGACTTTGCCACTGGTTTTGTCTCTGAGGCGCGCTATTTTGTTGATACTGAGTAGTCTGCCTAAAACGTGAGGATGTGTCCACGTCCATTGGTTGGACCTGTTCTGATTTTGGTAAAAATTCTTGTTTCCTATACTGTGGGAGTTTCCCTAGTTGTCTTTGCCTTGTGTCCGTCATTAAATTCTCTCTGCCATGCTGTCTTTGTTCAGTTCTCTGAGCTTTTTCTTCTATGCTACGGGCGTAGTTTGAAGCGAACATATATCGATCATGATTAGCCTCAACTTTTTGAGCCAATGCCAAAGCAGAGGGTAGATCTTTTGGTCTTGCCGAGAATAGAACATCACTTAAAGTCTTCTTGGTTCCTGAGATGAACACTCGTAGAGCGTCCGCTCTGTATTTCTCATTCAATGAAGAAGCTACAGTGGTTTCGTTAGTCATAATTGTTTTGTTTATAAGGAGGGTCAGTTTCTTTTCTACTTCGTCATAGTACTGTAATAATGTCAAATTTCCCTGCCGGAGCGTTGACATCTCTTGTTCAATTAAGTATATTGGTCGTTTGTCTGCGTACGTAAAGTCTAGTCGATCTATAATGGTTTTAAAATTAAGGGGAGTGTCGAAAGAAGAGAGTACCATATCAGCTGAGTTCTTAACTTTGTTTCTCAGTATTCCTAAAGCTTGATAATGTTTTGAGCTACCGTCAAATTTCTCATAAACTTTGTATGCGGTATGCGCAGCCTTCCTCCATGAGACATAGGTTTCATTCTTTCCCTCAAAGTCGGGCAGGGATTTCATAATATCAAGAGTCTCATTACAGACAACGTCTGTTCTTATCTCCGCATCCTTGTACGCCACCACTTGAGGAGCGTTAATTTGTACACTATTTAAGCTCTCCTGAATACCCTGTAGTTTTGAAGTGAAGCTCTGTTCCTGTACGGCTAGTGCGCTTGAAACCGCGGCCTCTATCATGATTCTGAGCTGCTCGTTTGATATATTCATTTCTAAATTTATGTTCTCTATTACGTCTTCCTGataatttgttccttttagTTTCTGAAGTTCTTTTACCAAATCTTGTACTTCCTTATCACTCTTAACCTAAACAAAAAATGCAcctgtttttatttatttcactATCAATCAACTTGCAAGACTAAATTGTGTTTTATGTGGGgttttgagtttttttttttttttaatgaacaCTCTACTCACATGTTCTTTGTCATAAACTATGTTAGTATAGCTGCTTCTTGATGTCTTCTTGTTGGTAGGTGTAtggtggtgtatggtgtacgGTTTATGGTGTATAGTGTACAATTTATGGTGTATGGTAGTATGGTGTCTTCTTTGTCTTCCAGATGCTGCTGGATTTATACTATGTTAGTATAGCTGCTTCTTGATGTCTTCTTGTTGGTATGTGTATGGTGTACGGTTTATGGTGTATGGTGAACAATTTATGGTGTATGGTAGTATGGTGTCTTCCTTGTCTACCAGATGCTGCTGGATTTATACTATGTTAGTATAGCTGCTTCTTGATGTCTTCTTGTTGGTAGTTGTATGGTGTACAATTTATGGTGTATGGTAGTATGGTGTCTTCTTTGTCTTCCAGAtgctgctgaatctggttttttttttttttattttcaattgCGTGTattggttttttatttttgccgCTGGTTCAGGTTTTGCCGTGGGTTCGAATtagttgggcgccaattttaattttatttctttcaatttttattttattttattcggtTTGAGATAGGCGTGGCGACGGCCGACGCGGTTAATTTCTCCCCCCGAACTACTCTACTCTTACAAGTAAGTTCCCAGCACTCCCGACGCTCACTGCTCGTTCTGCAACATTGTTGCGTACCCAAAACTCCGGTGTCGCTGGGCAACATCCCCTGTATAACGGCTGAtcttgtttttatatattttttcgatcgattgtgttaacttatacacaactacaagcatatttctgggttggctcgagctcgtgctgaccgaggcattgacgaagccgagtagcacttcggaggcgaaggtagcgtaaaagagaattgaagaaCTAGCCCCGAgcgcccgtaccatgaagcgtcaaacgaaaattgaaaaagcatttgttcctcatgcgacatcttggtattgtatagtctttgctcAGACACAGGGGGAGTTGAGTTGTGTTGACGCACACCAGacacaaatacacacacagtGGTACACATGTATAGTATACGGTAGAATGGTTTTTGGCGCCTTTACAAACTTTTAATCATTTAATCATTTAGTTCTTGCCATTAACATGGAAAATATTTACTCTGAATTTTGACAGGCTTCAGGTGTAACTGTGTCCGATGTCTGCAAGACTACATACGAGGAAATCAAAAAGGACAAAAAGCATCGTTATGTCATTTTCTACATCCGTGACGAAAAGCAGATCGATGTGGAAACTGTGGCAGATCGCAACAGCGAATACGACCAGTTTCTAGAAGATATCCAGAAATGCGGTCCTGGCGAATGCCGGTAAGTTTCACTCCCATATACCATATACCATATATAGTAGTGTCTGTTCCGCATGCATCCACATTTTAAAATCCAAGACAAATTAAATGTGATCTCTCAGTTATTATTTCGTAATAGTATAAGGGACCTGTTCCTCTAAGATTCTTACGTTTTTCCCATTATTTTATCTTTATTTTGTCTATTCGTATCCGGATCGCATCCGAACATCGAAGACTTTAAAAGCGGGATTCGCCAAGCATTGGTTTCCTCCGCACGAACCAAGCAGATCTGCGATTGTAAATGTAGCTTAATCTTCGTTAAAACGGATAACTGGACAGCCTATAATATCCGATTTCTATTTCAATTCAACAGATATGGATTGTTTGACTTTGAGTACATGCATCAATGCCAAGGCACCTCTGAGAGTTCAAAGAAGCAAAAGCTGTTCCTTATGTCGTGGTGTCCCGATACTGCTAAGGTATGAAGATAACCCAACCCAGTCATGTGTGGGTTAATTACAGTTCATTAATGCCACATTTCTtctttgttcttttttgttgcaGGTTAAGAAGAAGATGTTGTATTCCAGCTCTTTCGATGCTCTCAAGAAATCGCTGGTGGGCGTACAAAAGTATATACAAGCCACCGATCTGTCTGAAGCCTCCCGGGAAGCCGTCGAGGAGAAGCTTCGCGCCACTGACCGCCAATAAACTGTATGGAGAGAGCACTGTGCATTTGCATTTAACGAACAAGAAAGGCATACATAAAACAGCGATCAAAACATATGTATCCTGTTGAGATCGCCAATTTGTAAGAGAATTTTCTACATAATTTGTATTTTCAGTAGAAATAAAGAAAATGAATGAAAGATATaacttattatttatttgtttgccACCCTGTCCGCAGGGCCCCGCAGGCCAAGAAACTTAAACACTCGATAAGACTATCTTTACAATACGTATTCACCGATTAGGAGTGAAAACAACCTCCAATGGACACTTAATAGCCATGCTGAATCACTAATGTCTGCAGAACCTTCCGGATGGGAGGGCAGGTGTTCAGTGACGACTTGAGGCCCAGGGAAAATGCAACCGATAAGATTTCGATGGCATGCTCCTGCAGTAGTACCGACATCTCTGGCAGGTTATCAatcgctgtcgctgccacCGACGAATTCTCGTCCCTCAGGCACTGTATGTAGGCGTTTAGGGTGCACACATTGATGTCCGAGTTTCCGGGATTGTGTTTCAGATGCCTAATCAGGATTATAAAGGCAATCGATCGTATCTGGGCACTCGGCGAGAATATCAGGTTGAGCAGCCGCTCGAACAGCTCGTTGATGAACACAAACCTCTTAGATGTGAGGCACTCCAGCTCCTGCATTGGCCCCAGCACGACGTCCTCCATGTTGGACTGCTTGATGATCTTGATTAGGTCAAGAAAGTGCGGCGATATGTCCGTGTAGTTCGATCTGCTGTACGAGCTCAAAGTCAGGACTGAAGAGGGCCCTCGGACACCCACAACGTCTGCCACCGGAACATTGCCCGCGCTGCCCTCTAAAGGCTCAATCTCGGCTACCACTGGCTTGCTAGCCGATGGCTTCACCTCAAAGTGCTCGTCCAGCTCATACTCGTACCGAACCTCCTCGTCGTCCAGCTCAGAGAGGAAGTTCGACTTGTGCTGAAGCAGGGCCAATGCCTGGACGAGGACCTGCAGCTTGCCCAGCGATGTGTACTTAGCGGCCAGCTCCATCAGTATGCCCACGTACTGCTCGATGAACAGCAGGGCACTGGACGGGTTATAGTTGATATATGCCTGCAGTACCTGCACAAACTTGCTGAGCATCTGCAAGGCCTCCTTGACCGAGCTGTGGTGCTTGAAGAAGTTAAAATAGCAGGAGAGGGTTGTCTGGATTTCGGTCTTGTACGAGTCTTCGAAAATAGTTGGCTGCAGAAGCTCCAGGGTCCTAAGGATCTGCACGAACCGATGGAAGTGGTGCTCCTCGCGAAGCGCTTTCATGGTGATCTGTGCCCGGCCCTGCATTATCGAAGAGAGTACGCTCAACTGACGCAGAAAGAGTAGCGGATGGGATGCGGCCAGCTTTCGCAGAAGCAGCTCCGTGTCAGTCGACAATGTTTCAAAGTCTTTCTTTCCCACTAGGCTACCCAAGCACGTTATCAAATTATTCGAGACATTGTCGGCCTGACAGCCCTTCAGGGTCTGTAACTTATACGATCTCTCGCCATCTTTGCTGGGCCGCAGAAACTTGGTGCGCGGATACATGATGTACATCTGTTGCAGGACCTGCAGCTTCAGATAATCGGACACCGAGCTCTCCTCCACATAATCCATAACCTTGACCATCAGGTCCCTTCGCTTCTCTGTTAGCTTGAACAGCAGCTGCATTCTGGAGCATAGCTTGAAGTCGTAGCCTCTGCTGTCGACCTTAATCTCGGAGACTCCTTCGTGCAGCATAAAATGTGTGAATGGCTCCAGCTCTGAGTCTTTGAGCAGGAAAAAGGGATCGGGGCGGGCATTCTTGGAAGAGGACTTCTCCCTCCCTTTCCACAGTTTCGGATTGGTGGTCAGTGCCTCGAAATAGTTAAGTACCGTGCTGTAATCGTATTCTGCCCGGAACTCCCTGAACAGGAACTCTGCTATCCTTTCGATGGTGTCCCAATTTGTCTGGTGGTTTATCAGCGACAGCAGATAGAATCGAAACTCACTGCACGACTTGGAGAACAGGAACTTCTCCTTCAGCAGCTGGCTGGACACTATTTCGGGATCTACTTCAGATAGCCAATCGATAAAGAGACCATTTTGGAAGATCTGTTCATTGTGGCAACTGTGgcttatgctgctgctgctatccATTTTCGGTGTATCGAAACTTTTGATGGTGTCCCTAACGATCTTCTTCCTGGCCAATAAAGCAT is part of the Drosophila miranda strain MSH22 chromosome Y unlocalized genomic scaffold, D.miranda_PacBio2.1 Contig_Y1_pilon, whole genome shotgun sequence genome and harbors:
- the LOC117189477 gene encoding cofilin/actin-depolymerizing factor homolog isoform X2 codes for the protein MASGVTVSDVCKTTYEEIKKDKKHRYVIFYIRDEKQIDVETVADRNSEYDQFLEDIQKCGPGECRYGLFDFEYMHQCQGTSESSKKQKLFLMSWCPDTAKVKKKMLYSSSFDALKKSLVGVQKYIQATDLSEASREAVEEKLRATDRQ